From the Hevea brasiliensis isolate MT/VB/25A 57/8 chromosome 15, ASM3005281v1, whole genome shotgun sequence genome, one window contains:
- the LOC131174088 gene encoding leucine-rich repeat receptor-like kinase protein CLV1B yields the protein MGGRPGLSISFTVLYVLACLTITRTNITPDFHSRTNTTTDQYALLALKAHIARDPRNFLAENWTAKASVCYWVGVTCGARQQRVTALDLSFMGLRGTIPPEIGKLSFLSSFTITNNSFHGSLPSELAHLPRLKIVDIANNNFSGEIPSLFNFLPKLERLVLHGNNFMGTLPTWLFNISTLKHVNLSHNLLHGNIPAPAEFGNIEEIDVSWNQISGSIPSTFWNMSTLRHIDFRYNRVSGSLPDDLCQKLTLLQVLRVAANELFGPIPSNLSHCRELNLLSLSRNKFDGRIPRDIGKLTKLNRLYLGFNNLIGRIPTDIANCALLTVLYIPRNYLKRIILRVNFHNLNYNA from the exons ATGGGTGGCAGACCTGGACTTTCCATATCTTTCACGGTGCTTTATGTTTTGGCCTGCTTGACGATAACAAGAACCAATATCACCCCAGATTTTCATTCGAGAACGAACACAACCACCGACCAATATGCCCTTCTTGCTCTCAAAGCTCACATCGCTCGCGATCCTCGCAATTTCTTGGCGGAAAATTGGACCGCCAAAGCTTCTGTTTGCTATTGGGTTGGCGTGACTTGCGGTGCTCGCCAACAAAGAGTGACGGCGTTGGATCTTTCGTTCATGGGTCTTCGGGGCACCATCCCTCCTGAAATTGGAAAATTATCTTTCCTTTCTTCGTTCACAATCACGAACAACAGTTTTCATGGCTCTCTTCCCAGTGAATTGGCTCATTTGCCCAGGTTGAAAATCGTTGATATCGCAAACAATAACTTCAGCGGAGAAATCCCATCACTGTTCAACTTTTTGCCAAAGCTCGAAAGGTTGGTTCTTCATGGAAACAATTTCATGGGCACTCTTCCAACTTGGCTCTTCAACATTTCCACACTGAAGCATGTTAATTTGTCCCATAATCTTTTACACGGGAATATTCCAGCACCAGCAGAGTTTGGTAATATAGAGGAGATTGATGTGAGCTGGAACCAGATTTCAGGTTCCATTCCATCAACTTTCTGGAACATGTCCACGTTGCGGCATATAGACTTCCGCTACAACAGGGTGTCTGGTAGCCTTCCTGATGATTTGTGCCAAAAACTTACTCTTCTTCAGGTACTCAGAGTAGCTGCTAATGAGCTTTTTGGTCCAATTCCATCCAATTTATCTCATTGCAGAGAGCTTAATCTGCTGTCTCTTTCGAGGAACAAATTCGATGGAAGAATACCAAGGGATATCGGAAAGCTGACCAAGCTAAACCGGCTATATCTTGGCTTCAACAACCTGATAG GAAGAATTCCAACAGATATTGCTAATTGTGCTCTGCTTACGGTCCTATATATCCCTCGTAATTACTTGAAACGTATCATTCTGCGAGTTAATTTTCATAATCTTAATTACAATGCCTAA